CCTTCGCGGGCCACGCCTTCGTGTTCACGTCGCCGCCGCGCCCGCCCATCTGGGAGGCCGGTGACTACACCACCGATGGCCGCCCGATGCGGGATTGGCTGCCGTGGGTCGTCGAGCCCTACCTCAAGTGGCTGGAGCTGTCCGAGCAGGTTCAGGACGACGGTGTCCCTACCGTCGGCCTCATCACCGGCACCCACATCTACGCCCAGGCCTTCGGCTGCCGTGTCCACACCTACGCAGAGAGCAACCCCGCCGCCATGCCGCTGGTCCGCAACGCGGCGGAGGCCGACGCCCTCCCCGAGCCCGAAGTCTTCAGTTGCCCCAATCTCGTCCGCATCTTCGAGCTGGCCGCCCTGGCGCGGCAGGAGCTGGGCGCCGACGCCATCCTCGGCCCGCCCGACATGCAGACCGGCTTCGACACCGCCTGCCTGATCTGGGACAAGACCGACCTCTTCTGCGCCATGCACGACAACCCGGAGGCGGTCAAGCGCCTGGCGGGCAAGTGTGCGCGCCTGCTGCGCAACTTCATCCGGGAGTTCTACCGCGAGTTCCCCACCGCCGCCCTGGCGCACTGTCCCCAGACGTGGTCACCGCCGGAGCTGGGGCCATGGGTCAGCAATGACGAGTGCGGGATGATGAGTGTGGCGATGTTCGAGGAGTTCCTGCTGCCCGAGCTGATGGAGCTGTCTGAGACCTTCGGCGGGGTGGGGATGCACTGCTGCGCCGACGCCGACCACCAGTTCCCCTCGTTCCGTCGGGTCCCGAACTTCTACGCCTTCAACCGCTGCGTCACCCACCGGGGGCAGGGCTATGACGAGATGCTGCGGGTCCTGGGCGGCCCGGACGGACCGGTGTTCGTGCCCGGCGCCCTGGCGGATGAGCAGGTGAAGACGCTTCTGGAGCAGGCCCCCGAGGGTTCGCGCTTCATCTTCCACTGCCCGCACCAGGACGTGGCTGAGGCGCAGCGGTGGTTGGAGCGGATGCGGCAGTTCTCGCCCCGTACGGATTAGTCCGGGTCCCGCCCGGTCGCTTGCCGGAGCACTCCCAGCAGCTCGTTCCCGATGCGGTCGCGTGCTGCCACGCCGGAGCCTTCCCAGCGCGCCACGAGCTGCGGGCGGGTCTGGCTACCCCGGAACAGCGCCCAGCCGTGCTCCATCTCCACCCGCGCCCCGTCCGTCTCGTTGATCTCGTAGCGGGTGCGGTAGTACCCCTTCGCCTGCTCGACGTAGCCCTCAATCTGCTCGGGGTTGGTGCCGTCGGGCCACGTGTAGCGCACCTCGGGCGAAGGAATCCACTCATCCATGAGCGGGTGGACCAGGTCGTGCAGCGAATGATCCAGGCGCGAGAGGCTGCCGATGAGTCGCGCTGCCCCGAAGCTCGCGTCATCGAACTTGATGTAGGGGTCCGCGAAGTAGCAGTGGCCGGTGGTCTCGAAGCCCGCGGCGGCGTTCGTCTCAGCCATGCGCTTGAGGATGAACGGGTAGCCGCAGGCGGCCATCTCCAGCTTGCCCCCATGCTGCGCCACGAACTCGATGATGGCGCGCGAGCAGCGCACCTCGCTGACCACCGTTGCCGGCCCGGCGCGGAGCACGTCCTCGCAGATGGGCACCATGTACAGGTCCGGCATGAGGAACTGTCCGGTGTGGTCAATGACGGCGATGCGGTCACCGTCGGCGTCAATGGCCACGCCGATCTCCGCGCCAGTGGCCAGCACGCGCTGCCGCAGTACCTCGATGTGGCTGGGCACCAGCGGATCGGGCGACCGGTGGGGGAAGAGGCCATTGGGCTCGGGGTAGAGCACCTCCACCTCGCAGCCCAGGTCGCCCAGGATCTGCGGTGCGGCCAGCGCCCCGCAGCCGTTGCCGGCATCCAGCACGACCTTCATCGGTCGCG
The bacterium DNA segment above includes these coding regions:
- a CDS encoding phosphomannomutase/phosphoglucomutase, with the translated sequence MEHSLDPNIFHAYDIRGTVGDQLTPDSVRLIASAFGTRFRHQYDRPLLVVGRDLRASSQEFAAVAMEALRATGCDVIDIGECPTPVVYFAIGQWGAHGGLGITASHNPPHYNGMKLRWGDGPFYGEQLEELYREARRGDFATGAGMYQRRDVWPEYFEVTHRQLSLARPMKVVLDAGNGCGALAAPQILGDLGCEVEVLYPEPNGLFPHRSPDPLVPSHIEVLRQRVLATGAEIGVAIDADGDRIAVIDHTGQFLMPDLYMVPICEDVLRAGPATVVSEVRCSRAIIEFVAQHGGKLEMAACGYPFILKRMAETNAAAGFETTGHCYFADPYIKFDDASFGAARLIGSLSRLDHSLHDLVHPLMDEWIPSPEVRYTWPDGTNPEQIEGYVEQAKGYYRTRYEINETDGARVEMEHGWALFRGSQTRPQLVARWEGSGVAARDRIGNELLGVLRQATGRDPD